Below is a window of Rhizobium jaguaris DNA.
TTGGCTTCCGGCTTGGTCAGATCCTGCCAGCTCGTCGGCTTCATCGAAGCGGCCGTGTTGTAGACGATGCCGGTGGTGATCAGCTTGGTGGAGTAGTAATAGCCGTCGGCGTCATAGAGAGCCGGGTCGTAATTCGCGGCTTCCGGCGATTTGTAGGCCATCAGTTTGCCGGCTTCCTTCAAGCGCTCCAGCGTCACCGTGTCGGCGATCAGGAGCACGTCGGCCACCGGAGCGCCAGCCTGCATTTCAGCCTGCAGCTTGGCAATGATCTGCGGGGTGCCGTCGCGAACCCAATCGACCTTGATGCCGGGATTGGCAGCCATGAAACCATCCACGGTTGCCTGCGCATCCTCGTTCGGCTGGCTGGTGTAGAGCACGAGATCGGCGGCAACGGCCGAGCCGGAGAAAAGGGCGACGGCCAGCAGGCCGGCTAAAGCAGAAACAAACGTTTTCATGAAGCGTCCTCGACGGGTTATCTGACGGGTTCCTTAGCCGGGCCGGTTAACATGATTGTGACAATTCGCAACTGTGGACCGAACCGTTCATACTATCATTCGACCTTGACCGCCGATGCCCCGCTCTATTTCCTAGCGCACGAATTTCAGGCCTGATTTTGGAGGGTAAATCTATGGAATATCGTCTGCTTGGCCGCTCCGGCCTCAAAGTTTCGACCATCACCATGGGCACCATGACCTTCGGCGGCGTCGGCTGGGCGAAGACCGTCGGCGATCTTGGCGTCAGCGAGGCGAAACGACTCGTCGACATGTGCCTCGATGCCGGCGTCAACCTGATCGACACTGCCGATGTCTACTCGCAAGGGGCCTCAGAAGAAATCCTCGGCGAGATCATCGGCGGCCGCCGCAAGAATGGCGTGCTGATTGCCACCAAGGCTCGCTTCTCGATGGGCCAGGGCGTCAACGATGCCGGCTCCTCTCGCCAGCACCTGATCCAGGCCTGCGAAGCCAGCCTGAAGCGCATGAAGACCGATGTTATCGATCTTTATCAGTTGCATGAATGGGACGGCCAGACGCCGCTCGAAGAAACGATGGAGGCACTCGACACGCTCGTCCGTCAGGGCAAAGTGCGTTATATCGGCTGCTCGAATTTTTCCGGCTGGCACATCATGAAGGCGCTCGGCGTCAGCGAGCGCGACAAGCGCGAACGCTTCGTCAGCCAACAGATCCACTACACGCTCGAAGCGCGTGACGCCGAATACGAGCTGCTGCCGGTCAGCATCGATCAAGGGCTCGGCGTCCTCGTCTGGAGCCCGATCGCCGGCGGCCTTCTCTCCGGCAAGCATCGCCGCAACCAGGCGACGCCGGAAGGCACCCGCCAGTTCGCGGGCTGGACGGAACCGCCGATCCGCGATGAGAACCGCCTGTGGAACATCGTCGATACGCTGGTGGAGATTGCCGATGGCCGTGGCGTCTCGGCCGCGCAAGTGGCACTCGCCTGGCTGATCGGCCGCAAGGGCGTAACCTCAGTTATCATCGGCGGCCGCACGGACGCGCAATTCAAGGACAATCTCGCCAGCGCCGAGCTGAAGCTGACGGAAGAAGAGCGCAAGCGCCTCGACGACGTGAGCCTGCCGCCGCTGCTTTATCCCTACTGGCACCAGCGCAATACCGCGAGCGACCGGCTCGGCGAGGCCGACCTGTCGCTCATCGCGCCGCATTTGGCAAAGTGAGAAACTCCTTCTCCCCTCGGGGAGAAGGTGCCCGAAGGGCGGATGAGGGGGACACCTCGCATCGCGGCAAGCGCAAGGCAATCCTTACGGTGCAACGCCCCCTCAGCCCGAGCTTCGCTCGACCTTCTCCCCGCTGGGGAGAAGGTAAAAATTGAAGGAAAACTAAGCCGCCATCGCCCCGATTTCGCTCGCGATCAACTTGCCGAGCCGCGAGATCCCCTGATCGATCATCTGATCATTGGCGCAGGAGAAGCTGACGCGGAAGGTGTTGGGGCCAGAGCCGTCGGCGAAGAAAGCCTGGCCAGGCACGAAGGCCACCTTCGCCGTCTCCAGCGATTTTGCCAGCAGTTTTGCCCCGTCCATGCCCTTCGGCAGGGTGATCCAGACGAACATGCCGCCCTCGG
It encodes the following:
- a CDS encoding aldo/keto reductase; protein product: MEYRLLGRSGLKVSTITMGTMTFGGVGWAKTVGDLGVSEAKRLVDMCLDAGVNLIDTADVYSQGASEEILGEIIGGRRKNGVLIATKARFSMGQGVNDAGSSRQHLIQACEASLKRMKTDVIDLYQLHEWDGQTPLEETMEALDTLVRQGKVRYIGCSNFSGWHIMKALGVSERDKRERFVSQQIHYTLEARDAEYELLPVSIDQGLGVLVWSPIAGGLLSGKHRRNQATPEGTRQFAGWTEPPIRDENRLWNIVDTLVEIADGRGVSAAQVALAWLIGRKGVTSVIIGGRTDAQFKDNLASAELKLTEEERKRLDDVSLPPLLYPYWHQRNTASDRLGEADLSLIAPHLAK